One part of the Janthinobacterium sp. 17J80-10 genome encodes these proteins:
- a CDS encoding sulfate ABC transporter substrate-binding protein: MLLKKLLQVGIALAVTASAVHAAEVSLLNVSYDPTRELYQEFNAAFAKQYKAKTGDDVKIKQSHGGSGKQARSVIDGIEADVVTLALAYDIDAIAEKGLIAKDWQKRLKHNSSPYTSTIVFLVRKGNPKAIKDWSDLVKPGVAVITPNPKTSGGARWNYLAAWAYALKQPGGTEASAKEFVAKLFKNVPVLDSGARGSTTTFVERGIGDVLLAWENEAILAIKELGPDKFDIVAPPLSILAEPPVTVVDKNVDKRGTRKVAEAYLQYLYSDEGQEIAAQNYYRPISEKIAKKYAAQFPKVKLFTIDEVFGGWAKAQPAHFGDGGTFDQIYQPGK, encoded by the coding sequence ATGCTGCTGAAAAAATTGCTCCAGGTTGGAATCGCCCTCGCAGTTACTGCATCGGCTGTCCATGCTGCTGAAGTGTCGCTGTTGAATGTCTCCTATGATCCGACACGCGAGTTGTACCAGGAATTCAATGCCGCCTTTGCCAAGCAGTACAAGGCCAAGACCGGCGATGATGTCAAGATCAAGCAGTCGCATGGTGGTTCCGGCAAGCAGGCCCGTTCAGTCATCGACGGCATCGAGGCAGATGTCGTGACACTGGCGCTGGCATACGATATCGATGCGATTGCCGAAAAAGGCTTGATCGCCAAGGATTGGCAAAAGCGGCTGAAGCACAATAGCTCGCCTTATACCTCGACCATCGTGTTCCTGGTTCGCAAGGGTAATCCGAAAGCCATCAAGGACTGGAGCGATCTGGTCAAGCCTGGCGTAGCCGTGATCACCCCGAATCCCAAGACTTCAGGCGGTGCGCGCTGGAATTATCTGGCAGCCTGGGCGTATGCCTTGAAGCAACCTGGCGGCACTGAAGCAAGCGCCAAGGAATTCGTCGCCAAACTGTTCAAGAACGTGCCGGTGCTGGACTCGGGCGCGCGCGGCTCGACCACCACTTTTGTCGAGCGCGGCATCGGTGATGTCCTGCTGGCCTGGGAAAACGAAGCTATCCTCGCGATCAAGGAACTCGGCCCGGACAAGTTCGACATCGTGGCGCCGCCCCTCAGCATCCTGGCTGAGCCGCCGGTGACTGTCGTGGACAAGAATGTCGACAAGCGCGGCACCCGCAAAGTTGCAGAAGCTTACTTGCAATACCTGTATTCCGATGAAGGCCAGGAAATCGCGGCACAGAATTACTACCGGCCGATTTCTGAAAAAATTGCAAAGAAATACGCTGCGCAATTCCCGAAAGTGAAGCTGTTCACCATCGATGAAGTGTTCGGTGGCTGGGCCAAGGCGCAACCAGCTCACTTCGGTGACGGCGGTACCTTCGACCAGATTTACCAGCCGGGCAAGTAA
- the ssuE gene encoding NADPH-dependent FMN reductase: MSILLIAGSPSAPSRSSRLLQYTSDQLVLRGHRTDILQVRDLPAQALLHAQFGNAELKAAQAQVAVADAVIIATPVYKAAYSGLLKAFLDVLPQDGLAGKLVLPLATGGSQSHMLALDYALRPVLSSLSARHVLPSIYATDAQVVWSDDAGLAIDPAILQRLQAGIDNLSASLLALQEVAPSSFEPVHFSQVRCSV; the protein is encoded by the coding sequence ATGAGCATACTCTTGATTGCGGGTAGCCCCTCGGCACCATCGCGTTCCTCCCGCCTGCTGCAATACACCAGCGACCAGCTGGTGCTGCGCGGCCACCGTACCGACATCTTGCAGGTGCGGGATTTGCCGGCCCAGGCACTGCTTCACGCCCAATTCGGCAATGCCGAATTGAAGGCGGCGCAGGCGCAGGTGGCCGTGGCGGACGCCGTGATCATTGCGACGCCGGTCTACAAGGCAGCCTATAGCGGCTTGCTGAAAGCCTTCCTGGATGTGCTGCCGCAGGATGGCCTGGCTGGCAAGCTGGTTCTGCCCCTGGCGACTGGTGGCAGTCAGTCGCACATGCTGGCGCTGGACTATGCCCTGCGCCCGGTACTAAGTTCGCTTTCAGCGCGCCATGTCTTGCCGAGCATTTATGCCACCGATGCCCAGGTCGTCTGGTCGGATGATGCGGGGTTGGCAATTGATCCGGCGATCCTGCAGCGCCTGCAGGCCGGTATCGACAACCTTTCGGCAAGTTTACTGGCCTTGCAAGAAGTTGCTC
- a CDS encoding ABC transporter ATP-binding protein, producing MQTTDHFQRAPGAPDLPATPFRFIWHFVARYRWWYLAMVLFEAANAACGILLPYAIGKIIKGATSSNLQASALVDALQAPLLLFGALCIGEVLCGRIAGGIQIRVGPRQRQNVTRAIYHYLQYHSHRYFSNNFSGALAHRISETSQGVTQTLWSLITEFWPVAIVFVVSIVLLFKAHMQLGIYVFFWAAIFIGVSYFLARRCQPYAYRAAVARSDTTGKIVDSVTNLASARLFARLGFEREQLESAFSNELTLVRISGRYNERVRWFQFISAALLKFGVLYYALTLWATGKIGVGEFVMSVSLSLLIINEARNLSRRFLEFFEYIGNVANGVHTIVRTHEVVDRHDATSPTIRRGAIEFRNVNFGYSAESRVFEGLNVTIPSGQRVGLVGFSGSGKSTFVNLILRQFEVQGGTIEIDGVDIRAMTQEALHAQLSLIPQDPSLFHRTLMDNIRYGRLDASDDEVIEAARKAHADEFIRQMPQQYQSMVGERGVKLSGGQRQRIAIARVILKDAPVLILDEATSSLDSVTEKAIQDTFDDVMRDKTVIVVAHRLSTIAHLDRILVFDQGRVIEDGSHVELLALGGTYHRLWSHQSDGFLAEEIGDPGVQFNAGRRMVGLAESR from the coding sequence ATGCAAACTACTGATCATTTTCAACGTGCCCCGGGCGCCCCTGATTTGCCGGCGACGCCATTTCGTTTCATTTGGCATTTTGTCGCGAGGTACCGTTGGTGGTACCTCGCGATGGTGCTGTTCGAGGCCGCCAATGCCGCTTGCGGCATCCTGCTGCCTTATGCGATCGGAAAGATCATCAAGGGGGCAACATCCTCGAATTTGCAGGCGTCGGCATTGGTCGATGCGCTGCAAGCGCCGCTGTTGCTGTTCGGCGCCCTGTGCATTGGCGAAGTGCTTTGTGGCCGGATTGCCGGTGGTATCCAGATTCGCGTAGGTCCGCGGCAACGTCAAAATGTCACCCGGGCGATCTATCACTATCTGCAATATCATTCTCACCGTTATTTCAGCAATAATTTTTCCGGGGCGCTGGCGCATCGCATCAGCGAAACCTCCCAGGGCGTGACACAAACGCTGTGGTCACTGATTACTGAATTCTGGCCAGTCGCAATTGTTTTCGTGGTATCGATCGTGTTGCTGTTCAAGGCCCATATGCAACTCGGCATTTATGTGTTTTTTTGGGCCGCAATTTTCATCGGCGTTTCTTACTTTCTTGCCCGGCGCTGTCAGCCCTATGCGTACAGGGCGGCTGTGGCGCGCAGCGACACTACGGGCAAAATTGTCGATTCGGTGACCAATCTGGCAAGTGCCCGCCTGTTCGCGCGCCTTGGATTTGAACGTGAGCAGCTGGAATCCGCGTTTTCCAACGAGTTGACGCTCGTGCGTATTTCCGGGCGCTATAACGAGCGTGTACGCTGGTTCCAGTTCATATCGGCTGCATTGTTAAAATTTGGCGTTTTGTATTACGCACTGACGCTGTGGGCTACCGGCAAAATCGGCGTCGGGGAATTCGTGATGTCGGTCAGCCTGTCATTGTTGATTATTAACGAGGCGCGTAATTTGAGCCGCCGTTTTCTGGAATTTTTCGAGTATATCGGCAATGTTGCCAATGGCGTGCATACGATCGTGCGCACGCACGAAGTCGTCGATCGTCATGATGCGACTTCGCCGACGATCCGGCGTGGCGCCATTGAATTTCGCAATGTGAATTTCGGCTACTCGGCGGAGAGCCGGGTTTTCGAGGGCTTGAACGTTACGATACCGTCCGGCCAGCGCGTTGGCCTGGTCGGCTTTTCCGGCTCCGGCAAGTCGACCTTTGTGAATTTGATTTTGCGTCAATTTGAAGTGCAGGGAGGCACAATTGAAATCGATGGCGTCGACATCCGCGCCATGACGCAGGAGGCGCTACATGCGCAATTAAGCCTGATTCCGCAGGACCCGAGCCTGTTCCACCGAACATTAATGGACAACATTCGTTACGGTCGTCTGGATGCAAGCGACGATGAAGTAATCGAAGCTGCCAGAAAAGCCCATGCGGATGAATTTATCCGGCAGATGCCGCAGCAATATCAGTCAATGGTCGGCGAGCGCGGCGTCAAGCTTTCAGGCGGGCAGCGGCAGCGCATTGCAATTGCGCGGGTGATTCTGAAGGATGCGCCGGTCCTGATCCTCGACGAGGCGACCTCGAGCCTCGACTCGGTGACTGAAAAGGCCATCCAGGATACGTTCGACGATGTCATGCGGGACAAGACCGTGATCGTGGTGGCGCACCGGCTGTCAACCATCGCCCATCTGGATCGCATCCTGGTATTCGACCAGGGGCGCGTGATCGAAGATGGCAGTCACGTCGAATTGCTGGCGCTGGGAGGTACCTATCATCGTTTGTGGAGTCACCAGTCGGACGGATTTTTGGCCGAGGAGATTGGCGACCCTGGTGTCCAGTTCAATGCAGGACGCCGCATGGTTGGACTGGCCGAGTCACGATAA
- a CDS encoding NADP(H)-dependent aldo-keto reductase yields the protein MQYRQLGNTDIKVSNIALGTMTWGQQNSEAEAHAQLDMAVDFGVNLIDTAEMYPVPPRPETQGLSEQYLGSWLKKSGKRGQVLIATKATGPARMPHNPRHIRDGHNHLDRTGLTAALNESLARLRTDYIDLYQLHWPDRSLNIFGKLNYTHEAQEESIPIEETLSVLAGFVKSGKVRQIGISNESPWGVARFLRAAEKMNLPRIVSIQNPYNLLNRTFEIGLAEFAFREQVGLLAYSPLAFGVLSGKYQHGVRPEGARLTLFDRFSRYSNAQAQQASQQYVGLARRHGLDPTHLALAYVNSRPFLTSNIIGATDLVQLKSNLRSLHLTLNAGIIEEIEAIHTRHPNPAP from the coding sequence ATGCAATACCGCCAGCTTGGAAATACCGACATCAAGGTCAGCAACATTGCACTGGGCACCATGACCTGGGGTCAGCAGAATTCAGAGGCCGAAGCGCATGCCCAACTGGATATGGCCGTCGACTTCGGCGTCAACCTCATCGATACGGCGGAGATGTATCCGGTGCCGCCACGACCGGAAACGCAAGGCTTGAGCGAACAATATCTTGGCAGTTGGCTAAAGAAATCCGGCAAGCGCGGCCAGGTTCTGATCGCGACCAAAGCCACTGGCCCGGCACGCATGCCCCACAACCCGCGGCACATACGCGACGGCCATAACCATCTTGACCGCACAGGCCTGACGGCTGCCTTGAATGAAAGCCTTGCGCGCCTGCGGACCGACTATATCGACCTGTATCAATTGCATTGGCCGGACCGCAGCCTGAATATTTTCGGCAAGCTCAATTACACCCATGAAGCGCAGGAAGAAAGCATCCCGATTGAAGAAACCTTGAGTGTGCTGGCCGGCTTCGTCAAATCAGGCAAAGTTCGCCAGATCGGCATATCGAACGAATCCCCCTGGGGCGTAGCACGGTTTTTGCGTGCGGCAGAAAAAATGAACTTGCCGCGCATCGTGTCAATCCAGAATCCCTACAACCTGCTCAATCGCACATTTGAAATTGGCCTGGCGGAATTTGCCTTCCGCGAGCAGGTCGGCTTGCTGGCATATTCGCCGCTGGCTTTTGGCGTCCTTTCGGGAAAGTACCAGCACGGCGTGCGCCCGGAGGGTGCGCGCCTGACGCTATTCGATCGCTTTTCCCGCTACAGCAATGCACAAGCGCAGCAAGCTTCGCAACAGTATGTCGGATTGGCACGCCGGCACGGACTCGATCCCACGCATCTGGCACTCGCCTACGTCAATTCCCGGCCTTTTTTGACCAGCAATATTATTGGCGCAACCGACCTCGTCCAGCTGAAGTCCAATTTGCGCAGCCTGCATTTGACGCTCAATGCAGGCATCATCGAAGAGATCGAAGCAATCCATACGCGGCATCCCAACCCTGCGCCATGA